From Candidatus Manganitrophus morganii, the proteins below share one genomic window:
- a CDS encoding HU family DNA-binding protein, translated as MAKAMTKSQIADTLSKKTSLPKKTAVQFLDELAGLAYREAKNTFTLPGIGKLVLVNRKARMGRNPQTGEAIKIPAKRVVKFRVAKAAKDSILGKK; from the coding sequence ATGGCCAAAGCCATGACCAAGTCTCAGATCGCCGACACCCTTTCAAAGAAGACCAGTCTCCCGAAGAAAACAGCGGTTCAATTTCTCGATGAATTGGCCGGGCTCGCCTACCGGGAAGCGAAGAACACCTTTACCCTTCCCGGAATCGGGAAGCTTGTTCTGGTCAATCGTAAGGCGAGAATGGGACGGAACCCGCAGACGGGCGAGGCGATCAAGATCCCGGCGAAGCGCGTGGTGAAATTCCGTGTTGCGAAGGCGGCGAAAGACTCGATCTTAGGAAAGAAATAG
- a CDS encoding VOC family protein, with product MSEENRPLPLRGLRHLALKVTDIGKSRRFYEGILGMRIVWEPDPENLYLSFGSDNLALHQIPPGETPPAEMGQRLDHFGFIAENESIVDAMVEKMETAGVPIVKPVKRHRDGSYSFYMADPDGNVIQVLYEPHISPLP from the coding sequence ATGTCCGAAGAGAATCGTCCGCTCCCGCTCAGAGGGTTGAGACACTTGGCGCTGAAGGTCACCGATATCGGAAAATCGCGCCGGTTTTACGAGGGAATTCTTGGGATGCGCATCGTCTGGGAGCCCGATCCTGAGAATCTCTATCTGAGCTTCGGGTCGGACAATCTGGCGCTTCATCAGATTCCGCCGGGAGAGACGCCGCCGGCGGAAATGGGACAGCGTCTCGACCATTTCGGTTTCATTGCGGAGAACGAGTCGATCGTCGATGCCATGGTCGAAAAAATGGAGACGGCCGGTGTTCCGATCGTCAAACCGGTGAAGCGGCACCGAGACGGGAGCTATTCTTTTTACATGGCGGACCCGGACGGAAATGTGATTCAAGTTCTGTATGAGCCGCATATCAGCCCGCTTCCATAG
- a CDS encoding Rieske 2Fe-2S domain-containing protein has protein sequence MTAEFVKVARLQEIPMEKGKVIQVEGKEIALFRSDGSVYAIDNLCLHEGGPLGHGPVKDGVVTCPWHLWRFDVRTGAMVEAPSMKVDCFAVKVEGEEVYLDVSSLTAPVRRNQTILRRLVAGETAETLAKEYHLVPEEIERIAKQARIGERLVWLGELFQRQGAIYSQDLLRIPYRDLEGISYGAQEKLDELIELL, from the coding sequence ATGACGGCGGAGTTCGTCAAGGTGGCTCGGCTTCAAGAGATTCCGATGGAAAAAGGGAAGGTCATCCAGGTAGAGGGAAAGGAGATCGCGCTCTTTCGATCGGATGGATCGGTCTATGCAATCGATAATCTCTGCCTGCATGAGGGGGGGCCGCTCGGTCACGGACCGGTGAAGGATGGAGTCGTCACCTGCCCCTGGCACCTCTGGCGGTTTGATGTTCGAACCGGCGCGATGGTTGAAGCGCCGTCGATGAAGGTCGATTGCTTCGCCGTCAAAGTCGAAGGGGAAGAGGTTTACCTCGATGTCTCCTCCTTGACCGCTCCGGTCCGAAGAAACCAGACGATCCTGCGGCGATTGGTCGCCGGAGAGACGGCGGAGACATTGGCGAAGGAGTACCACCTTGTTCCGGAAGAGATCGAGCGGATTGCAAAACAGGCCCGGATCGGAGAGCGTTTGGTTTGGCTCGGCGAGCTCTTCCAGCGTCAGGGGGCGATCTACAGTCAAGATCTGCTCCGGATTCCGTATCGAGATCTGGAAGGAATCTCCTACGGGGCGCAGGAAAAACTCGACGAGTTGATCGAATTGCTTTGA
- a CDS encoding electron transfer flavoprotein subunit alpha/FixB family protein: MAGILVFAEQRDGKVKRVGLEALGAARRLIQKAGGEVEVVLIGDRIASEAKGLAAGGADKVYLAETPELRLYSSEGYASILADVAKRIQPSLILMGATAMGKDLGPKLAAKLKGPFMGDCVGLEIREGGVATATRPIYAGKLLSRLTSRQPTLQVATLRPNVFPVHSPDPAREPVIEKVAPPIDLAKLSDKVKEVVTTVGSKVELTEARIIVSGGRGLKAPENFKLVEELAEALGAAVGASRAAVDAGWKPHAYQVGLTGKTVSPVLYVACGISGAIQHQAGMSSSKYIVAINKDPNAPIFKIATYGIVGDIFEILPLLTEAVKKMTAEG; the protein is encoded by the coding sequence ATGGCAGGGATTTTGGTTTTTGCGGAACAACGGGACGGCAAGGTCAAACGGGTCGGATTGGAAGCGCTCGGCGCCGCCCGTCGGCTCATTCAAAAGGCCGGCGGAGAGGTAGAGGTGGTGTTGATCGGAGATCGGATCGCATCGGAGGCGAAAGGCTTGGCTGCCGGCGGAGCCGATAAAGTCTATCTGGCTGAAACGCCCGAGCTGCGGCTCTACTCGTCGGAAGGGTATGCCTCCATCCTCGCCGACGTGGCGAAAAGAATCCAACCCTCGCTCATCCTCATGGGAGCGACCGCGATGGGAAAAGATCTCGGCCCCAAACTGGCGGCCAAACTCAAAGGTCCCTTCATGGGAGATTGTGTCGGATTGGAAATCAGAGAGGGGGGCGTTGCGACGGCGACCCGCCCGATCTATGCAGGGAAGCTCCTCTCAAGACTGACGAGCCGGCAGCCGACCCTTCAAGTGGCCACGCTCCGGCCGAATGTCTTTCCGGTCCATTCGCCCGATCCCGCCCGCGAGCCGGTCATCGAAAAGGTTGCCCCCCCCATCGATCTTGCAAAATTGAGCGATAAGGTAAAAGAGGTCGTTACGACGGTCGGATCAAAAGTCGAGTTAACGGAAGCCCGGATCATCGTTTCCGGGGGGCGGGGATTGAAGGCGCCCGAAAACTTCAAGCTGGTTGAAGAGCTCGCCGAGGCGCTCGGCGCGGCGGTGGGGGCGTCCCGCGCCGCCGTCGATGCCGGATGGAAGCCGCACGCTTATCAGGTCGGCTTGACGGGAAAGACGGTCTCGCCCGTTCTCTACGTGGCATGCGGCATCTCCGGGGCGATTCAGCATCAGGCCGGAATGTCCTCTTCCAAATATATTGTCGCCATCAACAAAGACCCGAACGCCCCGATCTTCAAGATCGCCACCTACGGCATCGTCGGAGATATTTTTGAGATCCTTCCGCTTCTAACCGAGGCCGTCAAAAAAATGACGGCCGAGGGGTGA